Proteins found in one Oryza glaberrima chromosome 4, OglaRS2, whole genome shotgun sequence genomic segment:
- the LOC127770033 gene encoding sugar transport protein MST1-like — MAAGVLDAGGAVPAAAYSGELTLSVLVTCLVAASGGLIFGYDIGISGGVSQMKPFLATFFPKVLMRMADAKRDQYCVFDSHALTAFTSSLYVAGLVASLAAGRVTRWLGRRGVMLMGGALFFAGGAMTGGAVNVAMLIVGRMLLGFGVGFTNQAAPLYLAEMAPPRFRGSLTVGFQFFLSLGILIANLTNYGTARVPWGWRLSLGLAGAPAVFIVVGAFFLTDTPSSFVMRGKVDRARAALLRVRGHRADVDAELKAIVHAVEAARGSEDVGAFRRLVTWREYRPHLTFALALPLCHQLSGMMVLTFFSPLVFRVAGFGSNAALMGAVILAGVKFASLILSTLVIDRYGRKVLVIAGAALMIVCQVANAWIMGAKSGKHGEVAMPRAYSVALLVLTCVQGAGFGMSWAPLIWVIPGEIFPVEVRSAGQAVSVSVTLGLTFVQTQTFLALLCRLKYATFAYYAGWVAAMTAFVLVFMPETKGVPLESMGAVWAGHWYWRRFVGGGDGKPEQRR; from the exons ATGGCGGCAGGTgtcctcgacgccggcggcgctgtCCCGGCCGCAGCTTACAGCGGGGAGCTCACGCTCTCCGTGCTTGTCACATGCCTCGTGGCGGCCTCCGGCGGCCTCATCTTTGGCTACGACATCGGCATCTCAG GCGGCGTCTCTCAGATGAAGCCGTTCTTGGCGACGTTCTTCCCCAAGGTGCTGATGAGGATGGCCGACGCGAAGAGGGACCAGTACTGCGTCTTCGACAGCCACGCGCTCACGGCGTTCACGTCGTCGCTCTACGTCGCCGGGCTCGTGGCGTCGCTGGCCGCCGGCCGCGTCACCAGGTGGCTGGGCCGGCGCGGCGTGATGCTGATGGGCGGGGCACTgttcttcgccggcggcgccatgaCCGGCGGCGCGGTGAACGTCGCCATGCTCATCGTCGGGCGGATGCTCCTGGGGTTCGGCGTCGGGTTCACGAACCAGGCCGCGCCGCTGTACCTCGCCGAGATGGCGCCCCCGCGGTTTCGCGGGTCGCTCACCGTGGGCTTCCAGTTCTTCCTCTCGCTGGGGATACTCATCGCCAACCTGACCAACTACGGCACCGCGCGCGTCCCGTGGGGATGGCGCCTCtccctcggcctcgccggcgccccgGCCGTGttcatcgtcgtcggcgcctTCTTCCTCACGGACACCCCGAGCAGCTTCGTGATGCGCGGGAAGGTggaccgcgcccgcgccgcgctcctccgcgTGCGCGGCCACCGCGCCGACGTGGACGCCGAGCTCAAGGCCATCGTCCACGCCGTGGAGGCCGCGCGGGGCAGCGAGGACGTCGGCGCGTTCCGGAGGCTGGTCACCTGGCGGGAGTACCGTCCGCACCTGACCTTCGCGCTCGCGCTGCCGCTGTGCCACCAGCTCAGCGGCATGATGGTCCTGACCTTCTTCTCCCCGCTGGTGTTCCGCGTCGCCGGCTTCGGCAGCAACGCGGCGCTGATGGGCGCGGTCATCCTCGCCGGCGTCAAGTTCGCGTCGCTCATCCTCTCCACGCTGGTCATCGACCGCTACGGCCGCAAGGTGCtcgtcatcgccggcgccgccctcatGATCGTGTGCCAG GTGGCGAACGCTTGGATCATGGGGGCGAAGTCCGGGAAGCACGGGGAGGTGGCGATGCCGAGGGCGTACTCGGTGGCGCTGCTGGTGCTGACGTGCGTGCAGGGTGCGGGGTTCGGGATGTCGTGGGCGCCGCTGATCTGGGTGATCCCCGGCGAGATCTTCCCGGTGGAGGTGAGGTCGGCGGGGCAGGCGGTGAGCGTGTCGGTCACGCTGGGGCTCACGTTCGTGCAGACGCAGACGTTCCTGGCGCTGCTGTGCCGGCTCAAGTACGCCACCTTCGCCTACTACGCCGGCTGGGTCGCGGCCATGACGGCCTTCGTCCTCGTGTTCATGCCGGAGACCAAGGGCGTCCCGCTCGAGTCCATGGGCGCCGTCTGGGCGGGACACTGGTACTGGAGGcggttcgtcggcggcggcgacggcaaacCGGAGCAGCGCCGTTGA